A stretch of the Pan troglodytes isolate AG18354 chromosome 20, NHGRI_mPanTro3-v2.0_pri, whole genome shotgun sequence genome encodes the following:
- the ZNF577 gene encoding zinc finger protein 577 isoform X3 has product MKNATIVMSVRREQGSSSGEGSLSFEDVAVGFTREEWQFLDQSQKVLYREVMLENYSNLVSIGYQGTKPDSLFKLEQGEPPGIVEGAAHSQICPGYSFRRRTLQMEGMQES; this is encoded by the exons atgaaaaatgccaCGATTGTAATGTCTGTGAGGAGAGAGCAAGGCAGTTCTTCAGGGGAG GGGTCATTGTCATTCGAAGATGTGGCTGTGGGCTTCACCAGGGAGGAGTGGCAGTTTTTGGACCAGTCTCAGAAGGTCTTGTACAGGGAAGTAATGTTGGAGAACTACAGCAACCTAGTATCAATAG GGTATCAAGGCACCAAGCCAGATTCGCTCTTCAAGTTGGAGCAAGGAGAACCCCCAGGGATAGTAGAAGGAGCAGCCCACAGTCAAATCTGTCCAG GGTATTCATTCAGGAGAAGGACCCTACAGATGGAGGGAATGCAGGAAAGCTAA
- the ZNF577 gene encoding zinc finger protein 577 isoform X2 has protein sequence MKNATIVMSVRREQGSSSGEGSLSFEDVAVGFTREEWQFLDQSQKVLYREVMLENYSNLVSIGYQGTKPDSLFKLEQGEPPGIVEGAAHSQICPGGKPHECCVCGRAFSRKAQLIQHQRTERGEKPHGCGECGKTFMRKIQLTEHQRTHTGEKPHECSECGKAFSRKSQLMVHQRTHTGEKPYRCSECGKAFSRKCRLSRHQRSHTGEKLYGCSVCGKAFSQKAYLTAHQRLHTGDKPYKCSDCGRTFYFKSDLTRHQRIHTGEKPYECSECEKAFRSKSKLIQHQRTHTGERPYSCSECGKAFAHMSVLIKHKKTHIRETAINSLTVEKPSSRSHTPLYMSELIQEQKTVNTVPIEMPSSGTPPLLNKSERLVGRNVVIVEQPFPRNQAFVVNQEFEQRISLTNEVNVAPSVINYILYLTDIVSE, from the exons atgaaaaatgccaCGATTGTAATGTCTGTGAGGAGAGAGCAAGGCAGTTCTTCAGGGGAG GGGTCATTGTCATTCGAAGATGTGGCTGTGGGCTTCACCAGGGAGGAGTGGCAGTTTTTGGACCAGTCTCAGAAGGTCTTGTACAGGGAAGTAATGTTGGAGAACTACAGCAACCTAGTATCAATAG GGTATCAAGGCACCAAGCCAGATTCGCTCTTCAAGTTGGAGCAAGGAGAACCCCCAGGGATAGTAGAAGGAGCAGCCCACAGTCAAATCTGTCCAG GAGGGAAACCACATGAATGCTGTGTGTGCGGGAGAGCCTTCTCCAGGAAAGCACAGCTTATTCAACATCAGAGAACTGAAAGAGGAGAGAAACCCCATGGATGTGGTGAATGTGGGAAAACATTCATGAGGAAGATTCAGCTCACTGAGCATCAGAGAACTCACACAGGAGAGAAGCCCCATGAATGTAgtgaatgtggaaaagccttctCCAGAAAGTCACAGCTCATGGTCCATCAGAGAACccatacaggagagaaaccctacagaTGCAGCGAATGCGGAAAAGCCTTCAGCCGGAAGTGCCGGCTCAGTAGACATCAGCGATcacatactggagagaaactctATGGGTGCAGTGTGTGTGGGAAAGCCTTTTCTCAGAAGGCATACCTCACTGCACACCAGAGACTTCACACAGGAGATAAGCCTTATAAATGCAGTGATTGTGGAAGAACCTTCTATTTTAAGTCAGACCTGACCAGACATCAGAGGattcatacaggagagaaaccttatgaatgtagTGAGTGTGAAAAAGCCTTTAGAAGCAAGTCGAAGCTCATTCAGCATCAGCGtactcacactggagagagacCATATTCATGCAgtgaatgtggcaaagcctttgcCCACATGTCAGTCCTCATTAAACATAAGAAAACTCACATAAGAGAGACAGCCATAAATTCACTGACGGTGGAGAAACCTTCCTCAAGGAGTCATACCCCCTTATACATGAGTGAACTCATACAAGAGCAAAAGACTGTGAACACAGTACCTATAGAAATGCCTTCCTCAGGAACCCCACCATTGTTAAACAAGAGTGAGCGCCTAGTGGGCAGAAATGTAGTGATTGTGGAACAACCTTTTCCAAGAAATCAAGCCTTTGTAGTTAATCAGGAATTTGAACAGAGAATAAGCCTCACAAATGAAGTGAATGTGGCCCCATCAGTAATAAATTATATCTTGTATCTTACAGATATTGTATCAGAATAA
- the ZNF577 gene encoding zinc finger protein 577 isoform X1, which yields MKNATIVMSVRREQGSSSGEGSLSFEDVAVGFTREEWQFLDQSQKVLYREVMLENYSNLVSIGYQGTKPDSLFKLEQGEPPGIVEGAAHSQICPGFVIQSRRYAGKDSDAFGGYGRSCLHIKRDKTLTGVKYHRCVKPSSPKSQLNDLQKICAGGKPHECCVCGRAFSRKAQLIQHQRTERGEKPHGCGECGKTFMRKIQLTEHQRTHTGEKPHECSECGKAFSRKSQLMVHQRTHTGEKPYRCSECGKAFSRKCRLSRHQRSHTGEKLYGCSVCGKAFSQKAYLTAHQRLHTGDKPYKCSDCGRTFYFKSDLTRHQRIHTGEKPYECSECEKAFRSKSKLIQHQRTHTGERPYSCSECGKAFAHMSVLIKHKKTHIRETAINSLTVEKPSSRSHTPLYMSELIQEQKTVNTVPIEMPSSGTPPLLNKSERLVGRNVVIVEQPFPRNQAFVVNQEFEQRISLTNEVNVAPSVINYILYLTDIVSE from the exons atgaaaaatgccaCGATTGTAATGTCTGTGAGGAGAGAGCAAGGCAGTTCTTCAGGGGAG GGGTCATTGTCATTCGAAGATGTGGCTGTGGGCTTCACCAGGGAGGAGTGGCAGTTTTTGGACCAGTCTCAGAAGGTCTTGTACAGGGAAGTAATGTTGGAGAACTACAGCAACCTAGTATCAATAG GGTATCAAGGCACCAAGCCAGATTCGCTCTTCAAGTTGGAGCAAGGAGAACCCCCAGGGATAGTAGAAGGAGCAGCCCACAGTCAAATCTGTCCAG GTTTTGTTATCCAGAGTAGAAGATATGCAGGAAAAGATTCTGATGCATTTGGTGGATATGGGAGATCATGCCTCCATATCAAGCGTGACAAAACTCTTACTGGAGTTAAATACCATAGATGTGTTAAACCCAGCAGCCCTAAATCACAGCTCAATGACCTACAAAAAATTTGTGCAGGAGGGAAACCACATGAATGCTGTGTGTGCGGGAGAGCCTTCTCCAGGAAAGCACAGCTTATTCAACATCAGAGAACTGAAAGAGGAGAGAAACCCCATGGATGTGGTGAATGTGGGAAAACATTCATGAGGAAGATTCAGCTCACTGAGCATCAGAGAACTCACACAGGAGAGAAGCCCCATGAATGTAgtgaatgtggaaaagccttctCCAGAAAGTCACAGCTCATGGTCCATCAGAGAACccatacaggagagaaaccctacagaTGCAGCGAATGCGGAAAAGCCTTCAGCCGGAAGTGCCGGCTCAGTAGACATCAGCGATcacatactggagagaaactctATGGGTGCAGTGTGTGTGGGAAAGCCTTTTCTCAGAAGGCATACCTCACTGCACACCAGAGACTTCACACAGGAGATAAGCCTTATAAATGCAGTGATTGTGGAAGAACCTTCTATTTTAAGTCAGACCTGACCAGACATCAGAGGattcatacaggagagaaaccttatgaatgtagTGAGTGTGAAAAAGCCTTTAGAAGCAAGTCGAAGCTCATTCAGCATCAGCGtactcacactggagagagacCATATTCATGCAgtgaatgtggcaaagcctttgcCCACATGTCAGTCCTCATTAAACATAAGAAAACTCACATAAGAGAGACAGCCATAAATTCACTGACGGTGGAGAAACCTTCCTCAAGGAGTCATACCCCCTTATACATGAGTGAACTCATACAAGAGCAAAAGACTGTGAACACAGTACCTATAGAAATGCCTTCCTCAGGAACCCCACCATTGTTAAACAAGAGTGAGCGCCTAGTGGGCAGAAATGTAGTGATTGTGGAACAACCTTTTCCAAGAAATCAAGCCTTTGTAGTTAATCAGGAATTTGAACAGAGAATAAGCCTCACAAATGAAGTGAATGTGGCCCCATCAGTAATAAATTATATCTTGTATCTTACAGATATTGTATCAGAATAA